In Streptomyces nodosus, one DNA window encodes the following:
- a CDS encoding GNAT family N-acetyltransferase, with product MRSPGVRLEEITDDNREAVRALRVRRDQKRFVASVSRSLKDAAKTAEANPWYRAVYCGDEPAGFVMLSWKPPTGPFTGRYFLWRLLVDKRYQGRGIGRDALTQIADLVRADGGTELLTSYETGEGEPLPFYRKFGFEPTGEIYDGEIVLRLTLPQDAGDG from the coding sequence ATGAGGTCCCCAGGGGTGCGCCTGGAGGAAATCACCGACGACAACCGGGAGGCCGTTCGCGCCCTCCGGGTCCGCCGGGACCAGAAGCGATTCGTCGCCTCCGTGTCCAGGTCGCTCAAGGACGCGGCGAAGACGGCGGAGGCCAATCCCTGGTATCGGGCCGTGTACTGCGGCGACGAGCCGGCCGGCTTCGTGATGCTGTCCTGGAAGCCGCCGACCGGGCCTTTCACAGGGCGGTACTTCCTCTGGCGCCTCCTCGTCGACAAGCGGTACCAGGGTCGGGGGATCGGCCGGGACGCACTCACGCAGATCGCCGACCTGGTGCGAGCGGACGGCGGTACCGAACTGCTGACCAGCTACGAGACCGGCGAGGGCGAACCGCTGCCCTTCTACCGGAAGTTCGGGTTCGAGCCCACCGGGGAGATCTACGACGGCGAGATCGTCCTGCGGCTCACCTTGCCCCAGGACGCCGGGGACGGGTGA
- a CDS encoding nitric-oxide reductase large subunit: MAAAPPTEGPPQVTGRRKRMIARGWTQAAILVTLGGFFVLALLAMRTYQAQPPIPDRTVTSTGQVVFTGQDVRDGQKVFLRSGLMQYGSIYGHGAYLGPDFTADYLDRSATFVRKSHERDGSADAGAQTVRDFRTNRYDAGTRTLVWTDAQAAAFTELTRHYADLLGTPDGKQGLRPSAITDPDEIHDITAYFGWTAWTAAAERPGHDYSYTNNWPSESLVGNEPTGHTVTWSVLSLIFLLVGTGGLFAAFGRWNFLGWHRRDHRELRFHAPDRVRLTPAQRTTAWFFLVMAALFLVQALLGATAQHYRADLGSFFGIPLDQWLPYNLARTWHTQLAIFWVVTSFLAIGVFITPLIARGWEPRKQALLTRALLGALVVVVLGSLLGELAGQRGWLGSLWSALGNQGWEYLDLGRVWQVLLTLGMVVWVVILFRGLRRRLRQESVANMPWLFFLAALALPAFYAVGLLATPDTQFTTADFWRFIVVHLWVEDFMELFTTATVAYLFVLLGVVRERVALAVIFLDIVLYSAGGVIGTMHHLYFSGEPAEHLALGATFSALEVVPLLFLTVEAWGFLQIGARRHTASSTPFPHRWAVMFLAAVGFWNFLGAGVFGFLVNLPIVSYYEMGTGLTANHAHAAMMGVYGMLAVGFAVFALRYFIPENRWSDRWPRLAFWSLNLGLAWMSFATLLPGGALQLYKVVESGYADARSLGYLQGDTNAFLEWLRLPGDVVFIVGGVLPLLWMTWLGVRHRARATRQPEDAESTLLFTEIVPAPGPAGPPPADEMVEP, from the coding sequence ATGGCAGCAGCACCACCGACCGAGGGTCCGCCTCAAGTCACCGGCAGACGGAAGCGGATGATCGCCCGCGGCTGGACACAGGCCGCGATCCTCGTCACCCTCGGCGGGTTCTTCGTCCTCGCGCTTCTGGCGATGCGCACCTACCAGGCCCAGCCCCCGATCCCGGACCGCACCGTCACCTCCACCGGACAGGTGGTCTTCACCGGGCAGGACGTCCGCGACGGCCAGAAGGTCTTCCTGCGCTCGGGCCTCATGCAGTACGGCTCGATCTACGGCCACGGCGCCTACCTCGGCCCGGACTTCACCGCCGACTACCTGGACCGCAGCGCCACATTTGTGCGGAAGTCCCACGAACGCGACGGGTCGGCCGACGCCGGCGCACAGACGGTGCGGGACTTCCGCACCAACCGCTACGACGCCGGAACCCGCACCCTGGTGTGGACCGACGCACAGGCCGCCGCCTTCACCGAACTCACCCGGCACTACGCCGACCTGCTCGGCACGCCCGACGGCAAACAGGGGCTACGGCCTTCCGCGATCACCGACCCGGACGAGATCCACGACATCACCGCCTACTTCGGCTGGACCGCGTGGACCGCCGCCGCCGAGCGCCCCGGTCACGACTACTCGTACACCAACAACTGGCCCTCGGAATCCCTGGTCGGCAACGAGCCCACCGGGCACACGGTGACCTGGAGCGTGCTCTCGCTGATCTTCCTGCTGGTGGGCACGGGCGGACTGTTCGCCGCCTTCGGCCGCTGGAACTTCCTCGGCTGGCACCGGCGCGACCACCGCGAACTGCGCTTCCACGCCCCCGACCGGGTCCGGCTGACCCCGGCGCAGCGGACCACCGCCTGGTTCTTCCTGGTGATGGCCGCCCTGTTCCTGGTGCAGGCGCTGCTCGGCGCCACCGCCCAGCACTACCGGGCGGACCTCGGCAGCTTCTTCGGGATCCCGCTCGACCAGTGGCTGCCGTACAACCTCGCCCGCACCTGGCACACCCAGCTCGCGATCTTCTGGGTGGTCACCTCCTTCCTGGCCATCGGCGTCTTCATCACCCCGCTGATCGCCCGCGGCTGGGAGCCCCGCAAACAGGCCCTGCTGACCCGGGCGCTGCTCGGCGCGCTGGTCGTCGTGGTGCTCGGCAGCCTGCTCGGCGAGCTGGCCGGACAGCGCGGCTGGCTCGGCAGTCTGTGGAGCGCGCTCGGCAACCAGGGCTGGGAGTACCTCGACCTGGGGCGGGTGTGGCAGGTGCTGCTCACGCTCGGCATGGTCGTCTGGGTCGTGATCCTCTTCCGCGGACTGCGCCGCAGACTGCGTCAGGAGAGCGTCGCCAACATGCCCTGGCTGTTCTTCCTGGCGGCGCTCGCCCTGCCCGCGTTCTACGCCGTCGGGCTGCTGGCCACGCCCGACACCCAGTTCACCACCGCCGACTTCTGGCGCTTCATCGTGGTGCACCTGTGGGTCGAGGACTTCATGGAACTGTTCACCACCGCCACGGTCGCCTATCTCTTCGTCCTGCTGGGCGTCGTCCGGGAGCGCGTGGCCCTGGCCGTGATCTTCCTCGACATCGTGCTCTACAGTGCCGGCGGTGTCATCGGGACCATGCACCACCTGTACTTCTCGGGCGAGCCGGCCGAACACCTCGCGCTCGGCGCGACGTTCTCCGCGCTCGAAGTGGTGCCGCTGCTGTTCCTGACCGTCGAGGCATGGGGCTTCCTGCAGATCGGGGCCCGCCGCCACACCGCGTCGAGCACACCGTTCCCGCACCGCTGGGCGGTGATGTTCCTGGCCGCCGTCGGCTTCTGGAACTTCCTCGGCGCCGGAGTCTTCGGCTTCCTGGTCAACCTTCCGATCGTCTCCTACTACGAAATGGGGACCGGTCTGACGGCCAACCACGCGCACGCCGCCATGATGGGCGTCTACGGAATGCTCGCGGTCGGCTTCGCGGTCTTCGCACTGCGTTACTTCATCCCCGAGAACCGCTGGTCGGACCGCTGGCCCCGGCTGGCCTTCTGGTCGCTCAACCTGGGCCTGGCCTGGATGTCGTTCGCCACCCTGCTGCCCGGCGGCGCGCTCCAGCTCTACAAGGTCGTCGAGAGCGGCTACGCCGACGCCCGCAGCCTCGGCTACCTCCAGGGCGACACCAACGCGTTCCTGGAATGGCTGCGGCTCCCCGGTGATGTGGTCTTCATCGTCGGCGGTGTGCTCCCGCTGCTGTGGATGACCTGGCTCGGCGTGCGGCACCGGGCGCGCGCCACCCGGCAGCCGGAGGACGCCGAGTCGACGCTGCTGTTCACCGAGATCGTCCCGGCCCCCGGCCCGGCCGGACCGCCGCCCGCCGACGAGATGGTGGAGCCATGA
- a CDS encoding helix-turn-helix transcriptional regulator, with the protein MVASRQLTDPGNAPAQRGRRAAVLQLLRESGTPLGAAEVAERVGVHLNTARFHLDALVSEELAVRGTAPREEPGRPKVVYSAVAAEGPEGARSFRLLSDILLGVVAGAVDDPVAAATEAGRSWGAYLTDAPAPTERIGAEEGQRRLRATLEGMGFVTEAEAPAGEPADEPAAGVPEGGAGGGAEDAEGIRRLRLHHCPFREVAQRRPDIICAVHLGLMRGTVDTLRAPLTAESLEPFVTPHLCVATLRRTDLPTDRDVCDGPSAQQGPV; encoded by the coding sequence ATGGTTGCGTCCCGACAGCTCACCGACCCCGGCAACGCCCCTGCGCAACGGGGCCGACGGGCTGCCGTCCTCCAACTGCTGCGCGAGTCGGGCACCCCGCTGGGCGCGGCGGAGGTCGCCGAGCGTGTCGGCGTCCATCTCAACACCGCCCGGTTCCATCTGGACGCCCTGGTCTCCGAGGAGCTGGCGGTACGGGGCACCGCCCCCCGCGAGGAGCCGGGCCGGCCGAAGGTCGTCTACTCCGCCGTGGCGGCCGAGGGCCCCGAAGGCGCCCGCAGCTTCCGTCTGCTCTCCGACATCCTGCTCGGCGTGGTGGCCGGGGCGGTGGACGACCCGGTGGCCGCCGCCACCGAGGCCGGCCGCTCCTGGGGCGCCTATCTGACCGACGCCCCCGCCCCCACGGAGCGGATCGGGGCGGAGGAGGGGCAGCGGCGGCTGAGGGCGACCCTGGAAGGCATGGGCTTCGTCACGGAGGCGGAGGCCCCGGCCGGGGAACCGGCCGATGAACCGGCGGCCGGAGTTCCGGAGGGTGGGGCAGGGGGTGGGGCCGAGGACGCCGAGGGCATCCGGCGGCTGCGGCTGCACCACTGCCCGTTCCGCGAGGTCGCCCAGCGCCGCCCGGACATCATCTGCGCGGTCCATCTCGGCCTGATGCGGGGCACCGTCGACACCCTGCGCGCCCCGCTGACCGCCGAGTCCCTGGAGCCCTTCGTCACCCCGCACCTGTGCGTGGCGACCCTGCGCCGCACCGACCTGCCGACCGACCGGGATGTGTGCGATGGCCCCTCCGCCCAACAGGGCCCCGTTTGA
- a CDS encoding glycoside hydrolase family 19 protein: MSRRRISAVVTALALSAAIPVLVPAASASAAACSSYPNWVAGQWYATGDIVRYTDGRAYIAEHENPGYDPVISTWYWEPYNCDSGSGGDTPVGNFVVSEAQFNQMFPNRNGFYTYSGLTAALGAYPGFANTGGDETKKQEAAAFLANVSHETGGLVYVVEQNTANYPTYCDWSQPYGCPAGQAAYYGRGPIQLSWNFNYKAAGDALGIDLLNNPSLVQTDSAVAWKTGLWYWNTQSGPGSMTPHNAMVNGAGFGQTIRSINGSLECDGRNPAQVQSRVDTYQRFTQILGVSAGANLYC, from the coding sequence GTGTCGAGGCGTCGAATCTCCGCGGTCGTGACCGCGCTCGCCCTCTCCGCCGCCATACCGGTGCTGGTGCCGGCCGCCAGCGCGTCCGCCGCCGCCTGTTCGAGCTACCCGAACTGGGTGGCCGGCCAGTGGTACGCCACCGGTGACATCGTCCGCTACACGGACGGCCGGGCCTATATCGCTGAGCACGAGAACCCGGGCTACGACCCGGTCATCAGCACCTGGTACTGGGAGCCGTACAACTGCGACAGCGGCAGTGGAGGCGACACGCCCGTCGGCAACTTCGTTGTCTCCGAGGCCCAGTTCAACCAGATGTTCCCGAACCGCAACGGCTTCTACACCTACAGTGGTCTGACCGCCGCGCTCGGCGCCTATCCCGGCTTCGCCAACACCGGCGGCGACGAGACCAAGAAGCAGGAGGCGGCCGCTTTCCTCGCCAACGTCAGCCACGAGACAGGCGGACTGGTCTACGTGGTGGAGCAGAACACCGCCAACTATCCGACCTACTGCGACTGGAGTCAGCCGTACGGCTGCCCGGCCGGCCAGGCGGCCTACTACGGCCGCGGCCCCATCCAGCTCAGCTGGAACTTCAACTACAAGGCCGCAGGCGATGCGCTCGGCATCGACCTGCTCAACAACCCTTCGCTGGTGCAGACCGACTCCGCCGTGGCGTGGAAGACGGGTCTCTGGTACTGGAACACCCAGTCCGGCCCCGGATCCATGACCCCGCACAACGCCATGGTCAACGGCGCCGGCTTCGGGCAGACGATCCGCTCCATCAACGGTTCCCTCGAGTGCGACGGCAGGAACCCGGCGCAGGTGCAGAGCCGGGTGGACACATACCAGCGGTTCACGCAGATCCTGGGCGTGTCGGCGGGCGCCAACCTGTACTGCTGA
- a CDS encoding beta-1,3-glucanase family protein, which translates to MVSRRSFLAAAGAVTGAAVLSPFSPLASTAAAAGVSLPVKLANNSGHDTVYAYISGTDSSGWPVFVSANGGLNRLPNPSSPVTPIADYSIALGASGSAAKTVTLTDYIIGGRVWFSVGQKLQFFVNPGAVPGVVQPALVSADPNWATNWTFCEFTFNSANLYANISYVDMVALPISMSSTGSGGTQSVSPLPSGALASIASGLQAQHASDGAPWDRLVVTDSSGAVLRVMSPSHSPVDFGGYWDDYLNRVWSHYASTPLTINGQGGIGSYTGTVSGNAIVFSGLNTNGVPFTKPSAVDIFGCASGPLYNSGSDARGAIAARLAAALNRSSLLVPGGNNQPDGLTPSQYYQDSITNHYARLVHKYASIGYAFPYDDVGPTGSAPVDGHIQDGAPTSWTITLGAGGSGGGPGGGSGNVSAYSTIQAESYSAQSGTAVESCSDSGGGSDVGYISNGDWLKYSSVDFGSASPNQFKARLASGADPGVSGAIEVRLDSTGGTKIAEINFANNGGWQNWQTVPANIVAPATGVHDVYLVFRGSNSDFTNINWFTFTN; encoded by the coding sequence GTGGTTTCCCGACGTTCCTTCCTGGCCGCGGCCGGCGCCGTCACCGGTGCGGCTGTCCTCAGCCCGTTCTCACCGTTGGCCTCCACCGCGGCGGCAGCGGGAGTCTCGCTCCCCGTGAAACTGGCGAACAACTCCGGCCACGACACCGTCTACGCCTACATATCCGGCACCGACAGCAGCGGCTGGCCGGTCTTCGTCTCGGCGAACGGCGGCCTGAACCGGCTGCCCAACCCGTCGTCCCCGGTCACCCCCATCGCCGACTACTCGATCGCGCTGGGCGCATCCGGTTCGGCCGCCAAGACCGTCACCCTGACCGACTACATCATCGGCGGCCGGGTCTGGTTCTCGGTCGGGCAGAAACTCCAGTTCTTCGTCAACCCCGGTGCCGTGCCCGGCGTGGTGCAGCCCGCCCTGGTGAGCGCCGACCCCAACTGGGCCACCAACTGGACGTTCTGCGAGTTCACCTTCAACAGCGCCAATCTCTACGCCAACATCTCCTATGTCGACATGGTGGCGCTGCCGATCTCGATGAGCAGCACCGGCAGCGGGGGCACCCAGTCGGTCAGTCCGCTGCCCTCCGGCGCGCTCGCCTCCATCGCCTCCGGCCTACAGGCACAGCACGCCTCCGACGGGGCTCCCTGGGACAGGCTGGTGGTCACCGACTCCTCCGGTGCGGTGCTGCGCGTCATGTCCCCCTCGCACTCGCCGGTCGACTTCGGCGGCTACTGGGACGACTACCTGAACCGGGTCTGGAGTCACTATGCCTCCACCCCGCTGACCATCAACGGCCAGGGCGGCATCGGTTCCTACACCGGCACCGTCTCCGGCAACGCCATCGTCTTCTCCGGTCTCAACACCAACGGCGTGCCGTTCACCAAGCCGAGCGCCGTCGACATCTTCGGCTGTGCGTCCGGTCCCCTCTACAACTCCGGGTCGGACGCCCGCGGGGCGATCGCCGCCCGGCTCGCCGCCGCGCTCAACCGCAGCTCGCTCCTGGTCCCGGGCGGGAACAACCAGCCCGACGGGCTGACACCCTCGCAGTACTACCAGGACTCGATCACCAACCACTACGCACGGCTCGTCCACAAGTACGCCAGCATCGGCTACGCCTTCCCCTACGACGACGTCGGCCCCACCGGCTCGGCCCCCGTCGACGGCCACATCCAGGACGGGGCTCCCACCTCGTGGACGATCACCCTGGGCGCCGGCGGCTCCGGTGGCGGACCGGGGGGCGGCTCGGGCAACGTCAGCGCCTACAGCACCATCCAGGCCGAGTCCTACTCGGCACAGAGCGGGACCGCCGTCGAGAGCTGCTCCGACTCCGGCGGCGGCAGCGACGTGGGCTACATCTCGAACGGCGACTGGTTGAAGTACTCCTCCGTCGACTTCGGTTCGGCCTCCCCGAACCAGTTCAAGGCCCGGCTGGCGTCGGGCGCGGACCCCGGTGTCAGCGGCGCCATCGAGGTGCGGCTCGACAGCACCGGCGGTACGAAGATCGCCGAGATCAACTTCGCCAACAACGGCGGCTGGCAGAACTGGCAGACCGTCCCCGCGAACATCGTCGCCCCCGCCACCGGCGTCCACGACGTCTACCTGGTCTTCCGGGGCAGCAATTCGGACTTCACCAACATCAACTGGTTCACCTTCACCAACTGA
- a CDS encoding MarR family winged helix-turn-helix transcriptional regulator, with protein sequence MSPESPGEPGSEDPPADLLAVLPRITQLSAAFTKGRIAERATEAAGLTLDRPALGVLVTLRTAGKPLRIGEIADRLQVVGPHVTRQVQVLEKRGLVHRVADPHDRRASLIEPTEAGTEAANRYVTSLLGWFGDALADWPQQDRDDLTRLLARLADDVTARLARLDEDGEG encoded by the coding sequence ATGAGCCCCGAGTCCCCCGGGGAGCCCGGTTCCGAGGATCCGCCCGCCGACCTGCTCGCCGTACTCCCCCGCATCACCCAGCTCAGCGCCGCCTTCACCAAGGGCCGGATCGCCGAACGCGCCACCGAGGCGGCCGGGCTCACGCTCGACCGCCCCGCGCTGGGCGTGCTGGTGACCCTGCGCACCGCCGGCAAGCCGCTGCGGATCGGTGAGATCGCCGACCGTCTACAGGTCGTCGGCCCGCATGTCACCCGGCAGGTCCAAGTGCTGGAGAAGCGTGGGCTGGTCCACCGTGTGGCCGACCCGCACGACCGCCGCGCGAGCCTCATCGAGCCGACCGAGGCCGGCACCGAGGCCGCCAACCGGTATGTGACCTCCCTCCTGGGCTGGTTCGGGGACGCACTGGCCGACTGGCCGCAGCAGGACCGCGACGACCTCACCCGCCTCCTGGCCCGGCTCGCCGACGATGTGACGGCCCGGCTCGCGCGGCTCGACGAGGACGGGGAGGGCTGA
- a CDS encoding FAD-dependent monooxygenase: MPPPPPSSPATRRRVLISGASISGPALAYWLDRYGFEVTVVEKAAAVRGGGYAIDIRGTARDVVDRMGLLPRLREAHVDSQRITFLDAAGETVGSLRPEQLTGGEAGLDLEVRRGDLADALYTPLRDRVEFLFDDSIATLDDDGDTVHIVFDSGTRRTFDLVVGADGLHSNTRRLALGPEEPFHRYLGHVFAGFTLPNEFGLAHEAVIWSEPGRGAVLYAHEPSAPVHGFLTFTRETPPFDAFRDPRAQRDLVAAHFPEQVWHVPRLVEAMGEADDLFFDIVSQIHLPAWSHGRVVLAGDAAHATSFLSGQGSSVALVGAYVLAGELAGHTDHAEAFAAYEHRMRPFAERNQALATSGGTMVTPTTREQLDARNALLRDPQAAQEAMATAGAEQGRAAHSSLALPDYPATA; the protein is encoded by the coding sequence ATGCCTCCCCCGCCCCCTTCTTCTCCCGCCACCCGGCGCCGCGTACTCATCTCCGGAGCGAGCATCTCGGGCCCCGCCCTCGCCTACTGGCTCGACCGGTACGGCTTCGAGGTGACGGTCGTCGAGAAGGCCGCCGCCGTGCGCGGGGGCGGGTACGCGATCGACATACGCGGCACGGCCCGCGACGTCGTGGACCGCATGGGCCTGCTGCCGCGCCTGCGCGAGGCGCACGTCGACAGCCAGCGGATCACCTTCCTGGATGCGGCCGGCGAGACGGTCGGCTCCCTGCGGCCCGAGCAACTGACCGGGGGAGAGGCGGGTCTCGATCTCGAAGTCCGGCGCGGAGACCTGGCCGACGCGCTGTACACACCGCTGCGGGACCGGGTCGAGTTCCTCTTCGACGACTCGATCGCGACGTTGGACGACGACGGGGACACCGTCCACATCGTCTTCGACAGCGGCACGCGCCGCACCTTCGACCTCGTGGTCGGCGCCGACGGACTGCATTCCAACACGCGCCGGCTGGCCCTCGGTCCAGAGGAGCCCTTCCACCGCTACCTCGGCCATGTCTTCGCCGGCTTCACCCTGCCGAACGAGTTCGGGCTCGCCCATGAGGCCGTCATCTGGAGCGAACCGGGACGCGGCGCCGTCCTCTACGCCCACGAACCCTCCGCCCCGGTGCACGGCTTCCTCACCTTCACCCGCGAGACCCCGCCCTTCGACGCGTTCCGTGACCCGCGGGCCCAGCGCGACCTGGTCGCCGCCCACTTTCCGGAACAGGTCTGGCATGTGCCGCGCCTGGTGGAGGCGATGGGGGAGGCCGACGACCTCTTCTTCGACATCGTGAGCCAGATCCACCTGCCCGCCTGGTCCCACGGCCGCGTCGTCCTGGCCGGCGACGCCGCGCACGCCACCTCGTTCCTCTCCGGCCAGGGATCCAGCGTGGCCCTCGTCGGCGCCTATGTCCTCGCCGGAGAACTCGCCGGCCACACGGACCACGCCGAGGCCTTCGCGGCCTACGAACACCGGATGCGCCCCTTCGCGGAACGCAACCAGGCGCTGGCCACCAGCGGCGGCACGATGGTCACTCCGACCACCCGGGAGCAACTGGACGCCCGCAACGCCCTCCTGCGCGACCCCCAGGCCGCGCAGGAGGCGATGGCGACGGCGGGCGCGGAGCAGGGACGAGCGGCGCACTCGTCACTCGCACTGCCCGACTACCCGGCGACCGCCTGA